The nucleotide window TCGCGCTCAACGGCgggacctcggcctcgaccccGCCGCGGGGCTTCAACGAGTCCGTCTCCTTCCAGGTGGACTGCGCGGACCAGGCCGAGGTGGACCGCTTCTGGGACAAGCTCAGCGCCGACCCCGCCCGCGAGCAGtgcagctggctggccgacAAGTACGGCGTCTCGTGGCAGATTGTGCCCAAGCGCATGAAGGagatgctcgccgccgaggaccgcgctgcggcggaccgcgccatggtggccatgatggggATGAAGAAGCTGGACATTGCGGCCTTGGAGAAGGCGTTTGCGGGGGAGTGAATATTTGCGGTGccatgtacatacatacacacagTCGTTGCCACCAAAAGAAACAGGAATGCGCAAGTCGTTATCCTACTGATCAAGATCACTCCTCTTCTTGACGACAAGAAGAACTCCCAAGACCGACCCTTTTAGTACCTCTTTGCCCTTGTCCACGCCTGCCTCATGTAAAGCGTTCTCGATCTCGCGGCGCAGAATTTTGACCACGTCCTTGTCTGTGCCCACAAGCTCTGGGTTGGCCTGGTTCCAGCGCGTCTGCGCGCTCATGGTCGCCATCATCTTCTCAAAGCCGTCGAGGTCCACCTCGGCGTTGCTGACGAAGAAGTCCTCATCAGCGGCCCAGTCCTTACGCACAAACCTGGCCTTGTCAAACTGTTGAGCGACGGCACTCGCCGCATCATTGGTGTCGCCTCCAGGCGTCGGAGTCCACGGCAGAGGCAGGTCCACGTAGCCATCCATGACGAGCTGGTTCCCGGGCGTCATGTGCGGTCGCAGGTTGACCTCGAAATGGCGGTCCATGGCAGCCTGGATCCTGGCTGCAGCAGGCATG belongs to Purpureocillium takamizusanense chromosome 1, complete sequence and includes:
- a CDS encoding uncharacterized protein (COG:H~EggNog:ENOG503P4CT), with the protein product MVIASQTNTKKHSTPLIAFVGFLSQSGRTHCKTKKMSLGITTCLLFNNEAGDAADFYVSVFAPNSRIITRQHYSKAGQEMHGQEPGSVLLVEFELGGRRFVALNGGTSASTPPRGFNESVSFQVDCADQAEVDRFWDKLSADPAREQCSWLADKYGVSWQIVPKRMKEMLAAEDRAAADRAMVAMMGMKKLDIAALEKAFAGE